The nucleotide sequence GAAAGCAATTACGAAGTTGTTGGTCCTGATGGAGACGAAGACGAAGGTGACGGCAATGTGGCACCAAATGTAGCTGACGTGGCAAATGCACTCGCAAACAAACATCCATTTGAGGAGTCGTCTTTCATGCGAGCTTTGGACTTGGAAGCCATGCATGCTCCGGAGTTTCCGGAGTATATGAATGCAGGTACGTAGTTGCCTATAGGTATACACGAAGGATtagaattttataataatttatattgATCAATGTGAACAAATAGTTATGTGATATGTGATAATATACGTAATTGGCATTTGTTAGTGTGTTTGCTTAGTTAAtaatagggtaaagtatactttttgtccctaaagtttggcaaaagttttaaaaatacccctaagttttattttgttttaattttgtcccagaagttttcgatttgcatcaaatatatcctcgactgctaaattttcaaaaaaataagacCAATCTatcaataatgcatgaaaattatgcttgatttgcttgtattgagagttgttcttatgaaattgtttttgaattggtcttaaattttttgaaaaattagccgtttgaagtatatttgatgcaaatcgaaaacttttgggacaaaattgaaacaaaataaaacttaggggtatttttgaaacttttatcaaacttcaaggacaaaaaatatactttacccttaataatattatttgtagTTAGTTATTAATGAAGTTAAATGATAATTAGTGTTTATTCATCAGTAATTATTTATGTGCTCATAATTTTAATTAgtgtttattaattattttaagattGATGTAGGtagagattgatttacttttgttGGACTTATTAAATATTTGTGTATTAACTATTTATGATACGGTTGTTGTCGTGGCATAAATTCCTTTTgtcgcagatggtgaatttgccGTGGGTATGGAATTCAGTTCTAGGGAAGCTGTTATTAGGGCGATGAAGATTATACTATTCGAAGAGGTGTAGACTACCGGGTGTACGAGTCGGAGCCGCTGACATTTTATGCCAAGTGTACGCAGTATGGGTCAGGTTGTGATTGGCTTATTAGGGTTAGCTTGGTGAGCAGGAAGTACTGTTGGGTTATAAGGAGGTATAATGGTAGTCACACTTGCACCAGAGCAACCATTTCTCAGGATCATTCAAAGCTTGATTCGAACACAATTGCAGAAGTAATAAAGCCGTTGGTTGAGGCTGATCCCTCGATAAAGGTGAAATCAGTTATTGTGGAAGTGTAGTCCAAGTTCAATTACACTGTCAGCTATCGAaaagcatggttggctaagcaaaagtcagtggaaaaaatatttggaggttgggaaGCATCGTACGAAGCTTTGcctatatggtttgaggccatgtgtcataaGGAGCCATCAACAGTTGTTcattttgagactatgcctgCCTATCAAGGCGATGACTTAGTTACGGATATCCGGGTGTTACATCGAGTCTTTTGGAGTTATTACCCCTGTATTAGAGCATTTAGACATTGTAAACCGGTTGTCCAAGTAGATGGGACTCACTTGTATGGAAAATACAAGGGTCGTCTGTTGGTTGCAGTTTCACAAGATGGAAACAACAATATCGTCCCAATTGCATTTGCTATtgtggagggagagacttctgatgcGTGGCATTTTTTTCTGAGTAACCTGCGACAGCATGTAGTGACTCGGAATGGTGTGGGACTAATCTCTGACCGACACGAATCCATCAATACAGCTGTGGCCCGCAGTAACGGAGCTTGGTCATCTCCCAGAGTTTTTCACATGTTTTGCATCAGACATATAGAGTCGAATTTTTTGAGGAAGTTCAAGGCACCGTACCTACAAAAACTTGTCGTCAATATAGGTAACCTTATTGTAATTTAAGGGTCATTATTAATAAGTAGGtactgttaatttttttttttgtaatttgtgCTTTCTTGTTGCGTAGGATATTCGAGGACGGTCCGCGAGTACGAGTTGCATTACCAACGTTTACGAGAGCGGGGCGAGGCTTATACAGCCTGGCTAAACCGAATACCCTGGGAACAGTATGCATTGGCATTCGACGGTGGTTACCGATGGGGTCACATGAATACGAACCTCGTGGAATGCATCAACTCAGTATTGAAGGGTGTGCACAATCTCCCCATCACCGCACTTGTGAAAGCAACTTTCTACAGACTCAACGAGTTGTTCTCTCGAAAAAGAGTCGAGGCGGATGCTCGGATTACTGCCGTCTGCCGGCCATGTTTTTCTGAGATTGTGACCTCCAAGTTGCATGCAAATCAACTTGCATCAGGAAACATCCAGGTGAATTGCTTCGACAGGCAGAATAAGGTCTTTGAAGTGCGTGAAATGCCAAGTGGAGTGGAGTATGTCGTCGACCTCCGTCGACAATGATGTGACTGCGGTGAGTTCTAGGTGGACCGAATTCCTTGTAGGCATGTGTTTGCATGTTGTGAAAATCAACGATTAGATTGGCAGGTTTATGTTTATGAGGTGTATAAGATGGACCAAGTAGCCAGGTTTAGGCTACTGGAGAATCCTACTACATGGCCTGCTTACAACGGGTCTCGGTTCGTACCAAATCCGTACCTAAGACGAGTTACCAAAGGTCATCCAAGGATGACGCGCTTCTTGAACGAGATGGACACACGAATGTTACGTTGTCCTAGGATATGTAGGAAATGTGGGGCTGAGGAACACAACCGTAGTAGATGCCGTCAGGCAAGTGGTGCAAATGCCGACAATGATGCTCAGTAGATTTATGTATTTCGTGTTAAATCCAAGTATGCTATGATATTTTCTACCCTGTATAACTTATCTTTGCCACAAAGTATGCTACTTGAAACATTGTAACTGATATCAAACTACTGTATGCCATGTTCGATAGACAAGTATTACATAATTTGCATTGTAACAATCCATAGAACATTTAAACAATACATGGAAAAGTGTTCGATGAAGTACACTGTAATAATACTAAATACACAAAATCTACTTTCTCCTTGCCCACTTTATTTTGTCCACAAGATCCTTGCATTTTTTGGAGATCCTTTTGAACATGGATGGAGTGTATCGATTAGCGTTACGACGTGGCAGATCAACCCTAAGATTGTAGCATTTTCCTGCTCCAGTTGGAGTACGTACCTCACCTGTGTACAACTTAATTAGTTGAGTGAACAAGTTTCTAATATAATCAAACCAACACAAATGACTTAGCATGTATACAATATGAGCAAATCATCATAAATGCATATAATAATCAATTGTCCCAGCAAGTTCAAAGTATAAGCAATTCAACCATATATAAATACAACATAATCAAACGAAGCAGCAAGTGTGTAAAAAAAGCAAATCAACCACACATGAATTTAATATAATCATATGACCCAGCATGTATATAATATAAGCAAATCAACTGTAAATGAATATAATATAATGAATTGGCTAAAGATTAAAGCAATAATAAGACCTAAACCATCACCATCACTGGAATCATCATTATTCGATATGATGTGGTAAACTGTGTTTGCGGTACATATGGGTTTGAGCATTGCGGTTGTTCTTGTGTAGGTGGAAGTGGAGGCGGAGGTGGAGGTAGTGGTGGAGGTGGCAGTAACTGTGGCTCCTGTTCTCCATTGTTATCATCCATGAATTGATTACCCTCCTCATTCTCTTGACCCACACGATCTGACAGATTCAAGTGGTTGCCATATCTTGCACGGTACCAGTACATGTAAATATCCAACGGATGCTGTGGAGGCATGGGAAGCTCAGTAAGAATATAGTTATACCTGTTTGTCCACTGCATCACCCAAAACGAATGAGTCGTGGCCGTTGCCCAGTCAAGATTCTTAGGACCAGTCAAGACCATTCCGTGTGCCTTGTCAAGATTCC is from Arachis ipaensis cultivar K30076 chromosome B01, Araip1.1, whole genome shotgun sequence and encodes:
- the LOC107614399 gene encoding uncharacterized protein LOC107614399, translating into MCHKEPSTVVHFETMPAYQGDDLVTDIRVLHRVFWSYYPCIRAFRHCKPVVQVDGTHLYGKYKGRLLVAVSQDGNNNIVPIAFAIVEGETSDAWHFFLSNLRQHVVTRNGVGLISDRHESINTAVARSNGAWSSPRVFHMFCIRHIESNFLRKFKAPYLQKLVVNIGYSRTVREYELHYQRLRERGEAYTAWLNRIPWEQYALAFDGGYRWGHMNTNLVECINSVLKGVHNLPITALVKATFYRLNELFSRKRVEADARITAVCRPCFSEIVTSKLHANQLASGNIQVNCFDRQNKVFEVREMPSGVEYVVDLRRQ